The following proteins come from a genomic window of Vallitaleaceae bacterium 9-2:
- a CDS encoding aspartate/glutamate racemase family protein, whose translation MKIALVYTSTTPELIETVETQIKQQVGPDVKLLTYEDASVLTETVEKGRVTSIAAAKLVAMYMDAIRQDADAIMNVCSSVGEVADAAQDLAKYIGVPIVRIDEQMCREAVRSGKRIGVMATLASTLEPTKNTLRRVAREMNKEIELIDGLIDGAFGLDQETFKAKMLEQAQEIQADVDVILFAQGSMAYCEEYIATQCDKKVLSSPRFGAKAIKDALKVKGVL comes from the coding sequence ATGAAAATAGCTTTAGTTTATACAAGTACTACCCCAGAATTGATTGAAACAGTTGAGACGCAGATTAAACAACAGGTGGGGCCAGACGTTAAACTGTTGACGTATGAAGATGCAAGCGTTTTAACAGAGACAGTAGAAAAAGGTCGTGTGACGTCCATAGCGGCAGCCAAACTTGTCGCTATGTATATGGATGCCATCCGTCAAGATGCGGATGCGATTATGAATGTGTGCTCTTCAGTAGGTGAAGTGGCCGATGCAGCCCAAGACCTGGCAAAGTACATAGGTGTACCGATTGTTCGTATTGATGAACAAATGTGTCGTGAAGCTGTGCGCAGTGGAAAGCGAATAGGTGTTATGGCAACCTTGGCTTCAACCTTGGAGCCAACCAAAAATACACTACGTCGTGTGGCTAGAGAGATGAATAAAGAGATTGAACTGATTGATGGTTTAATTGATGGTGCATTTGGACTTGATCAAGAAACCTTTAAGGCTAAAATGCTTGAACAAGCACAAGAGATACAAGCGGATGTTGATGTGATTTTGTTTGCACAAGGATCTATGGCATATTGTGAGGAATATATTGCGACACAATGCGACAAAAAAGTACTGTCAAGTCCGCGCTTTGGTGCAAAGGCAATTAAAGATGCGTTGAAAGTAAAAGGAGTCCTTTGA
- a CDS encoding four-carbon acid sugar kinase family protein: MNDMKIIVLDDDPTGIQTVHGIYVYTHWDRQTIREAFLDPNPMFFILTNSRSFSEEETIKAHREIGSNIQHVADELEKEFIIVSRGDSTLRGHYPLETEILKETLAEREVTVDGEILCPFFIEGGRVTKHGVHYIQEGDGLIPVGETEFAKDKTFGYQHSNLGAFIEEKTKGRFLAKDCIYIDVELLRQGRSDTVYQRLMEVNGFNKVIVDSTSYEELQVFVEAFIKAIASGKRFLIRSAAGLTKILGNISDKALLTRKDIRPTNTSYGGIILIGSHVKKTTEQLVCLEQSGLDLTFIEFNAETVKVDGGLEAEVDRIVQQAQDNILHQKTTVVYTSRTLIDLGTKDKEAILKASVRISGALTSIIGRLSIQPSFVLAKGGITSSDVGTKALKVNKALVLGQIKPGIPVWKTDADSKFPGMPYIIFPGNVGTRETLKEIVEIII; the protein is encoded by the coding sequence ATGAATGATATGAAGATAATTGTTCTTGATGATGATCCGACGGGAATTCAAACGGTACATGGCATTTATGTCTATACCCATTGGGATCGACAGACCATTCGCGAAGCTTTTTTAGATCCAAATCCTATGTTTTTTATATTGACAAATTCAAGGAGTTTTAGTGAAGAGGAGACAATCAAGGCGCATCGAGAGATAGGTAGTAATATTCAGCATGTAGCGGATGAACTTGAAAAAGAATTTATCATTGTCTCACGTGGGGATTCAACCCTGCGTGGACACTATCCTCTCGAAACAGAAATTCTCAAGGAAACATTAGCGGAGAGAGAGGTAACTGTTGATGGTGAAATCCTTTGTCCATTTTTTATTGAAGGCGGTCGAGTGACAAAGCACGGTGTCCATTATATTCAAGAAGGTGATGGATTGATTCCTGTGGGAGAGACGGAGTTTGCCAAAGACAAAACCTTTGGATATCAGCATTCGAACTTGGGGGCATTTATTGAGGAAAAAACCAAAGGACGATTTCTTGCAAAAGATTGTATATATATCGATGTAGAGTTGCTTCGACAGGGGCGTAGCGACACTGTTTATCAAAGATTAATGGAGGTTAACGGCTTTAATAAAGTTATCGTTGATAGCACGTCTTATGAAGAGCTTCAAGTATTTGTGGAAGCATTCATTAAAGCGATTGCGTCGGGAAAGCGTTTTTTGATACGTTCTGCAGCAGGGTTAACGAAAATCTTAGGCAATATATCGGATAAAGCCCTACTCACACGTAAGGATATACGCCCTACGAACACTTCGTATGGTGGAATCATTCTTATCGGTTCCCATGTTAAAAAAACAACGGAGCAATTAGTATGTCTTGAGCAGTCAGGCTTAGACTTAACGTTTATTGAGTTTAATGCAGAGACGGTTAAAGTGGATGGTGGATTAGAGGCAGAAGTCGATCGCATTGTTCAACAGGCGCAAGACAATATCTTGCATCAAAAAACGACAGTGGTTTATACAAGCCGAACGCTGATTGATTTGGGTACCAAAGATAAAGAAGCTATCTTAAAGGCATCAGTTCGTATATCTGGAGCGCTCACAAGCATTATCGGGCGCCTAAGTATTCAACCAAGCTTTGTCTTAGCTAAAGGAGGTATTACATCTAGTGATGTTGGTACAAAAGCCCTTAAGGTAAATAAAGCACTTGTGTTAGGACAAATTAAGCCGGGAATACCCGTTTGGAAAACGGATGCAGACAGCAAATTTCCAGGTATGCCTTATATTATTTTCCCGGGAAATGTCGGCACACGTGAGACATTAAAAGAAATTGTTGAAATCATTATATAA
- a CDS encoding EAL domain-containing protein, which produces MNEQIQQGVQLDNYINNYIEERDFLRAVIDLIPGFISIKNKEGRFELVNKALSEAYGTTVEALEGSRDCDFGVNKEETLYFREKDLEAICEKKTIYIEEERLTRADGQVVWLTTKKVPIIEKDGQCYRVLAVSNDITEQKKLKRQLAYHAYHDEYTKVLNRYGFREYVEQEISSALEGACLVILEVRHLNAIVSVYGTDFGDKILREIGKNFQKKPHGDFYGRIASDKFGVWMHQGNLQKIRMLVKELKKALDKFIEEEGRYHQIEFAIGYTQDIHKEQTFEQLIQQVNATIEYGKKENISEILCYEEAIYKQLERSELLKSYVRKAISENELVLYYQEKIDVQSKAIVGVEALARWFSKRLGYVSPVEFIPLLSQSKLIFEFTIWSLEKVLEDYGKLQKIYHEDINVSVNISPLVIHTEEFYNRLIGLTQKYQVDPHRITLEITEDIFINDLSLIIDKITLLRSLGFRISMDDFGSGYASLNHLINLPFDEVKIDKSIVDLIETTVGRIFVENIITITKELGSEVVAEGVESEEQVKILQAQKCDYIQGYYYSKPKPIN; this is translated from the coding sequence ATGAATGAGCAAATACAACAAGGAGTACAGTTAGACAATTATATTAATAATTATATTGAAGAACGTGATTTTTTGCGTGCAGTCATCGATTTAATTCCTGGTTTTATATCCATAAAAAATAAAGAAGGGCGCTTTGAACTCGTTAATAAAGCATTAAGTGAAGCATATGGGACAACGGTTGAAGCGCTTGAAGGAAGTAGAGATTGTGACTTTGGCGTAAATAAAGAAGAAACATTATATTTTCGAGAAAAAGATTTAGAAGCAATTTGTGAGAAAAAAACAATTTATATTGAAGAAGAACGGCTGACACGTGCAGATGGACAAGTTGTATGGTTAACAACTAAAAAAGTACCGATTATTGAAAAAGATGGACAGTGTTATCGTGTGTTGGCAGTGTCAAATGATATTACAGAACAAAAAAAATTAAAGCGCCAATTGGCCTATCATGCCTATCATGATGAGTACACAAAGGTGCTTAATCGATATGGATTTAGAGAATATGTGGAACAAGAGATTAGCAGTGCTTTAGAAGGTGCCTGTTTGGTAATTCTTGAAGTGCGCCATCTTAATGCCATTGTGTCTGTCTACGGTACAGACTTTGGCGATAAAATCCTTCGAGAGATTGGTAAAAATTTTCAAAAAAAACCACATGGTGATTTTTATGGGCGTATAGCAAGTGATAAGTTTGGTGTATGGATGCATCAAGGAAATCTTCAAAAGATACGTATGCTAGTCAAAGAGCTAAAGAAAGCTTTAGATAAGTTTATTGAAGAAGAAGGACGATACCATCAGATTGAATTTGCCATTGGATATACACAAGATATTCATAAGGAGCAAACCTTTGAACAGCTAATTCAACAGGTTAATGCAACGATTGAATATGGAAAAAAAGAGAATATATCTGAGATATTGTGCTATGAAGAAGCCATATATAAGCAATTGGAACGAAGCGAGTTGTTAAAAAGCTATGTTCGAAAAGCAATTTCGGAAAATGAACTGGTACTATATTATCAAGAAAAGATTGATGTGCAATCCAAAGCGATTGTAGGCGTAGAAGCCTTGGCTCGATGGTTTTCCAAACGTCTAGGGTACGTATCTCCTGTTGAGTTTATACCGCTGCTTAGTCAGTCAAAGCTTATCTTTGAATTTACAATATGGTCCTTAGAAAAGGTGCTTGAAGATTATGGAAAACTACAAAAAATATATCACGAAGATATCAATGTCTCAGTAAATATCTCTCCATTGGTGATTCATACGGAAGAATTTTATAATCGATTAATCGGGTTAACCCAAAAATATCAAGTAGACCCTCATCGTATTACTCTTGAAATTACTGAAGATATCTTTATTAATGATTTGAGTTTAATCATTGATAAAATCACCTTGCTACGATCCCTAGGCTTTCGAATTTCTATGGATGATTTTGGAAGTGGATATGCATCGTTAAATCATTTGATTAACTTGCCTTTTGATGAAGTGAAAATAGACAAATCTATTGTTGACCTTATAGAGACAACTGTTGGTCGTATTTTTGTGGAAAATATAATTACGATTACAAAAGAGTTGGGTTCAGAAGTGGTTGCAGAAGGTGTTGAAAGTGAAGAACAAGTAAAAATATTACAAGCACAAAAGTGTGACTATATTCAAGGATATTATTATTCAAAACCAAAGCCGATAAATTAA
- a CDS encoding cation:proton antiporter: MLLSIALMVILGFTLSGLFTRLKLPGLLGMMITGILLGPFVLNLISPDILNISKDLREIALIVILIRAGLSLDIRDLKKVGRPAILMCFIPATVEIILVVLLAPVFFQISYIEAAIMGTVLAAVSPAVVVPRMIKLIESGYGKEKSIPQLILAGASVDDIYVIILFTAFMGMYDGANFDSIQLLNVPLSILVGLLTGVIGGLILVRIFKKIHMRDTIKVLIILSTAFLLITLEDFLKGFIPMSGLLGVMALGITLLERYEILAQRIMHKFSKIWVGAELLLFILVGAAVDIRYLAHTGISSIAIICIALIGRVFAVNLSLMKTPLTLKERLFCSVAYMPKATVQAAIGAIPLTHGVTSGNLILTIAVLSIMITAPLGAIGIDRLHPILLKKAD, from the coding sequence ATGTTATTAAGTATTGCACTCATGGTAATTCTCGGTTTTACGTTAAGCGGACTCTTTACACGCTTGAAGCTTCCAGGCTTATTAGGAATGATGATCACTGGAATCCTTCTAGGTCCCTTTGTGTTAAATCTCATCTCACCAGATATTCTAAATATTTCAAAGGATCTTCGAGAGATTGCCCTTATTGTTATTCTCATACGTGCAGGACTTTCTCTTGATATTCGTGACTTAAAAAAGGTCGGACGACCGGCTATTCTCATGTGTTTTATACCTGCCACTGTTGAGATTATCCTTGTTGTTCTCCTAGCTCCTGTCTTTTTTCAAATAAGCTATATCGAAGCTGCCATCATGGGTACGGTTCTTGCTGCCGTATCACCTGCCGTTGTAGTCCCTCGAATGATTAAGTTAATCGAATCCGGATATGGTAAGGAAAAAAGCATCCCTCAACTCATTTTGGCCGGAGCCTCAGTGGATGATATCTATGTTATCATACTTTTCACTGCATTTATGGGAATGTATGATGGCGCTAATTTTGACAGCATTCAACTGCTAAATGTTCCGTTATCTATCCTTGTTGGTCTCTTAACAGGTGTTATCGGTGGATTAATTCTGGTGCGCATATTTAAAAAAATCCATATGCGCGATACCATTAAAGTATTGATTATCTTGAGCACAGCTTTTTTACTTATTACTTTAGAAGACTTTCTCAAAGGTTTTATCCCTATGTCAGGTTTATTAGGTGTCATGGCCCTAGGAATTACCTTGTTAGAACGATATGAAATCCTTGCCCAACGCATCATGCACAAATTTTCCAAAATATGGGTTGGCGCTGAACTTCTTCTTTTTATTCTTGTCGGCGCCGCAGTCGATATTCGTTATCTCGCCCATACCGGCATCAGTTCCATTGCCATTATCTGTATTGCTCTAATTGGTCGTGTCTTTGCGGTAAACTTAAGCTTAATGAAGACGCCACTCACCCTAAAAGAACGACTTTTTTGTTCGGTTGCATATATGCCAAAAGCCACTGTACAAGCAGCTATAGGCGCAATCCCATTGACACATGGTGTTACCTCAGGTAATCTTATCCTAACAATTGCCGTTCTTTCAATTATGATTACCGCTCCGCTTGGAGCTATCGGAATCGACCGACTACATCCTATACTATTAAAAAAAGCCGATTAA
- the gnd gene encoding decarboxylating NADP(+)-dependent phosphogluconate dehydrogenase has translation MEKADIGLIGLAVMGENLVMNMERNGFTVAVFNRSTEKVTRFVEGRAKGKAIIGTYSIQELVSQLKRPRKVMLMVKAGEPVDIFIDKVIPYLDEGDIIIDGGNSNYEDSIRRTKYIESKGLLYVGAGVSGGEEGALNGPSIMPGGSIEAWEHIQPIFQTIAAKADDGTPCCDWVGANGAGHYVKMVHNGIEYGDMQLITEAYQLMKDLLGMSNAQMHEVFSQWNEDILDSYLIEITRDILAYKDADGTYVVDSILDTAGQKGTGKWTGISSLLEGVPLTLISEAVYARCLSAIKQERVKASKVLTGPELSYDGDEQEFIHQLKHALYMAKIISYAQGYMLMREAANTYGWDLNYGEIAAMWRGGCIIRSAFLDKIKAAYEKVPSLTNLLLDGFFTKAVTESEQHLRSVVATAISKGVSVPTLSAAITFYDGFRSERLPANLLQAQRDYFGAHTYERVDKPRGEFFHTNWTGEGGSTASTTYQA, from the coding sequence ATGGAAAAAGCAGATATAGGATTAATCGGTTTAGCCGTTATGGGAGAAAACCTTGTAATGAATATGGAACGCAATGGCTTTACCGTTGCTGTGTTTAACCGCAGTACTGAAAAAGTGACCCGGTTTGTTGAAGGGCGTGCCAAAGGTAAAGCGATTATAGGAACATATTCAATACAAGAGCTTGTGAGCCAATTAAAAAGACCTAGAAAAGTGATGTTAATGGTAAAAGCAGGTGAACCGGTAGATATTTTTATTGATAAAGTTATCCCTTATTTAGATGAAGGGGATATTATTATTGATGGTGGAAACTCTAACTATGAAGATTCTATACGCCGTACAAAGTATATTGAGTCCAAAGGCTTATTGTACGTTGGTGCAGGTGTTAGTGGTGGAGAAGAAGGGGCACTTAATGGGCCAAGTATTATGCCCGGAGGGTCGATAGAAGCATGGGAACATATACAACCGATTTTTCAAACGATTGCCGCAAAGGCTGATGATGGAACGCCTTGCTGTGATTGGGTAGGTGCTAACGGTGCAGGACATTATGTAAAAATGGTCCACAATGGGATTGAATATGGAGACATGCAGCTAATTACAGAAGCCTATCAATTGATGAAAGATTTATTAGGCATGAGTAATGCACAGATGCATGAAGTTTTTAGCCAATGGAATGAAGATATTTTAGATAGCTACTTAATTGAGATTACTCGAGATATACTGGCATATAAAGATGCAGATGGCACATATGTTGTAGATTCAATTTTAGATACTGCAGGACAAAAAGGAACGGGAAAATGGACAGGGATATCTTCACTTCTTGAAGGGGTTCCTTTGACGCTTATTAGTGAAGCAGTCTATGCAAGGTGCTTATCTGCTATCAAACAAGAGCGTGTAAAAGCGTCCAAAGTACTTACCGGACCTGAACTAAGCTATGATGGCGATGAACAAGAGTTCATCCACCAACTTAAACATGCGTTATACATGGCGAAAATCATCTCATATGCACAAGGATATATGCTTATGCGTGAAGCGGCAAATACATATGGCTGGGATTTGAATTATGGTGAAATTGCGGCGATGTGGCGTGGAGGATGTATTATACGAAGTGCGTTCCTAGATAAAATAAAAGCAGCATATGAAAAAGTACCTTCATTAACTAATCTTCTATTAGATGGGTTCTTTACAAAAGCAGTAACTGAATCCGAACAACATTTGCGTAGTGTCGTTGCTACAGCGATTTCAAAAGGTGTTTCTGTACCGACATTATCGGCAGCAATTACCTTTTATGATGGGTTCCGAAGCGAGCGGCTCCCGGCGAATCTATTACAGGCGCAAAGAGATTACTTTGGTGCACATACTTATGAACGCGTTGATAAACCTAGAGGTGAATTTTTCCATACCAATTGGACGGGAGAAGGTGGTTCAACGGCTTCAACAACATATCAAGCATAA
- a CDS encoding metal-dependent transcriptional regulator — translation MTNSESMEMYLETVLVLENHHGHAHSVDIANRLGVSKPSVTKAMGYLKGKGLIHKEAYGSITLTKKGRELSDKIYKRHRMITAFLEHSLNLSTKSATDNACKIEHVIDKTMTEAISKYLSDHNIELNK, via the coding sequence ATGACCAATTCAGAATCAATGGAAATGTATTTAGAAACCGTATTAGTTCTTGAGAACCATCATGGACATGCGCATAGTGTGGATATTGCTAATCGTTTAGGTGTCAGTAAACCAAGTGTAACAAAGGCTATGGGTTATCTAAAAGGAAAAGGATTGATTCATAAAGAGGCATATGGTTCCATTACGTTAACGAAAAAAGGAAGAGAGCTTTCTGATAAGATTTATAAACGGCATCGAATGATTACAGCATTTCTTGAACATTCATTAAATCTTTCAACAAAATCAGCAACAGATAATGCGTGTAAGATAGAACATGTGATTGATAAGACGATGACAGAAGCGATTAGTAAATATTTAAGCGATCATAATATTGAGCTTAACAAGTGA
- a CDS encoding FeoA family protein: MDNVVRNNKVLNYSKVEPDSSVNSVADAQVDVENTIKMIDTTDVEMKDFLFTLGCYEGEKITVISRLADNIVISLKDARYSIDTELASAIRV, from the coding sequence ATGGATAATGTAGTCAGAAATAACAAAGTATTAAATTATAGCAAGGTTGAACCTGATAGTAGCGTAAATAGTGTTGCAGATGCGCAAGTAGATGTAGAAAATACGATTAAAATGATTGACACTACTGACGTAGAGATGAAAGACTTTTTGTTTACACTAGGGTGCTATGAAGGCGAAAAAATTACAGTGATTTCTCGATTGGCAGATAATATTGTTATTTCACTAAAAGATGCAAGATATAGTATTGATACCGAATTAGCATCAGCTATTCGTGTTTAA
- the feoB gene encoding ferrous iron transport protein B, whose product MRIALTGNPNSGKTTLFNAITGKIEKVGNWAGVTIEKKEGAIKSSLYKSNNEIIAVDLPGAYSMSPFTSEENITSDFIKNEKPDVIINIVDATNLSRSLFFTTQLLELDIPVVVALNKSDLNRKKNTDIDIDALAKKIGCPVVETVSTASTNNGLKDLLSKVVEVAGKGQSRPFNADNVNMSNKEAVLASDKKRYDFVKTIVKAVEKRVVASNEQTKQDAADRILAHKWLGIPVFALIMWCVFAISQSWVGPWIADVFVGWLEGFQGFVADALGESVSPFLSALLVDGIIGGVAAVVGFLPLIMVLFFLLALLEDCGYMARVAVIMDRFFKKVGLSGKSIIPMIIGTGCAIPGVMATRTIRNDRQRRTTAMLTPFMPCGAKLPVIALFAGVFFNGSAIVGAGMYFLAIIIIIIGALIVVRITGEKGARSFFIMELPEYRIPSVKRATISMFSRAKAFIVKAATIILICNAAVQIMQSFDWSFNLVAEGAENTSILASISTPFAILLLPLGFGVWQLAAAAITGFIAKENIVGTLAVVYGISNFIDTEEFAIVNEAGAASGVAGVMGITSVAALSYLVFNLFTPPCFAAIGSMNSEMENKKWLWGGIGFQFGMGYVVSFFFYHIGTLITTGAVGEYFLPGVIAVAIMIGIVIVLMKKGDQKANAKVALASR is encoded by the coding sequence ATGAGAATTGCATTAACAGGTAACCCGAATAGTGGAAAAACCACTCTATTTAATGCCATTACCGGTAAGATCGAAAAAGTCGGTAACTGGGCAGGTGTAACAATTGAAAAAAAGGAAGGCGCGATTAAGAGTAGTCTATATAAGTCAAATAATGAGATTATAGCGGTTGACTTGCCAGGCGCGTACTCGATGTCACCCTTTACTTCTGAGGAAAATATCACCAGTGATTTTATTAAGAATGAAAAGCCTGATGTTATTATTAACATTGTGGATGCTACGAATCTTAGTCGAAGCTTATTTTTCACAACGCAGCTGTTAGAATTAGATATTCCTGTTGTCGTAGCCTTGAATAAAAGCGATTTAAACAGAAAGAAAAACACAGATATCGATATTGACGCGTTGGCAAAAAAAATAGGGTGTCCGGTAGTTGAAACAGTATCGACAGCTTCAACAAACAATGGATTAAAAGACTTATTGAGCAAAGTGGTTGAAGTGGCAGGCAAAGGACAGTCGCGACCGTTTAATGCAGATAATGTTAACATGTCGAATAAAGAAGCGGTGCTTGCATCGGATAAAAAACGTTATGATTTTGTAAAAACGATTGTTAAAGCTGTTGAAAAAAGAGTTGTCGCTTCTAATGAACAAACAAAACAGGATGCAGCAGACAGAATTTTAGCACATAAGTGGCTGGGAATTCCGGTGTTTGCACTTATAATGTGGTGTGTATTTGCTATTTCTCAATCATGGGTAGGTCCTTGGATTGCGGATGTATTTGTTGGATGGCTTGAAGGTTTTCAAGGTTTTGTTGCAGATGCTTTAGGTGAAAGCGTTAGTCCGTTTTTATCGGCACTATTGGTTGATGGTATTATTGGTGGTGTTGCAGCAGTTGTTGGTTTCTTACCACTGATTATGGTTTTATTCTTCTTGCTTGCGTTATTGGAAGATTGTGGATATATGGCAAGGGTTGCAGTAATTATGGACCGTTTTTTCAAAAAAGTGGGTCTCTCAGGAAAATCGATTATCCCAATGATTATTGGTACAGGTTGTGCAATCCCTGGTGTTATGGCTACAAGAACTATTCGTAACGATCGCCAACGAAGAACAACGGCTATGTTGACACCTTTTATGCCTTGTGGAGCAAAACTTCCGGTTATTGCCTTGTTTGCAGGTGTGTTTTTTAACGGATCAGCAATTGTTGGTGCAGGCATGTATTTCTTAGCTATCATAATCATTATTATCGGCGCACTCATTGTGGTTCGTATTACTGGAGAAAAAGGTGCACGGTCATTTTTCATCATGGAACTTCCAGAGTATAGAATACCAAGTGTTAAAAGAGCAACGATTTCAATGTTTTCACGGGCAAAGGCTTTTATTGTGAAAGCAGCGACTATTATTTTGATTTGTAATGCGGCTGTGCAAATTATGCAGTCCTTTGATTGGAGTTTTAACCTTGTAGCAGAAGGGGCAGAAAATACAAGTATCTTAGCAAGTATTTCTACTCCGTTTGCGATATTGTTATTACCGCTTGGTTTTGGGGTATGGCAATTAGCGGCAGCTGCAATTACAGGTTTTATTGCAAAAGAAAATATAGTAGGTACATTGGCAGTTGTCTATGGAATCTCAAACTTTATTGATACAGAAGAATTTGCAATTGTAAATGAAGCAGGGGCTGCAAGTGGTGTTGCCGGCGTTATGGGAATCACTTCTGTAGCAGCGCTTTCATATTTAGTATTTAATCTATTTACACCACCATGTTTTGCAGCCATTGGTTCTATGAATTCAGAGATGGAAAATAAAAAGTGGTTATGGGGTGGTATCGGCTTCCAGTTTGGTATGGGATATGTTGTGTCCTTTTTCTTCTACCATATCGGTACATTGATTACAACAGGAGCAGTAGGTGAATATTTCCTACCAGGAGTTATTGCTGTTGCAATAATGATTGGCATCGTCATAGTCCTAATGAAAAAAGGTGACCAAAAAGCAAATGCAAAAGTAGCATTAGCTTCCAGATAA
- a CDS encoding FeoB-associated Cys-rich membrane protein encodes MGDIIVILIIVASISGAIAKIISEKKKGVKCIGCPHSGTKNVPGGGCSCNHE; translated from the coding sequence ATGGGAGATATAATTGTTATTTTAATTATCGTGGCAAGTATAAGTGGTGCCATTGCAAAGATTATTTCCGAAAAGAAAAAAGGTGTTAAGTGCATCGGATGCCCTCACAGTGGAACAAAAAATGTTCCAGGTGGCGGCTGCAGTTGCAATCATGAATAA